A single window of Brachyhypopomus gauderio isolate BG-103 unplaced genomic scaffold, BGAUD_0.2 sc56, whole genome shotgun sequence DNA harbors:
- the smyd2a gene encoding N-lysine methyltransferase SMYD2-A, producing the protein MKGDGIEGCERFVSAGRGRGVRATTRFSVGDLVLSCPAYCCVLAASERGSHCEFCFMRREALSKCGKCKQAYYCDVECQKGDWPMHKLECSAMCSYGENWCPSETVRLVARIILKQKFQTEQTQSERLLALKEFEAHLDKTDNEKNEMNQADSAALRHFYSRHLDIPENDALVRLFAQVNCNGFTIEDEELSHLGSAVFPDVALMNHSCSPNVIVTYKGTVAEVRAIREISPGEELFNSYIDLLYPTEDRNERLMESYFFTCDCEECTSKSKDNAKMKLRRTLSSVPEPQDIQDMVRYAKNVIEEFRRAKHYKTPAELLEICELSLEKMGCIFEDTNVYMLHMMYQAMGVCLYMQDWEGAIKYGEGIVQPYSEHYPPYSLNVASIYLKLGRLYLGLQKNPQGIDTLKKAIAIMNVAFGQDHHYISEIKKEMEEHK; encoded by the exons ATGAAAGGTGATGGTATTGAAGGTTGCGAGCGGTTCGTGAGCGCCGGTAGAGGTCGAGGAGTCCGGGCCACGACTCGGTTCTCCGTCGGGGACCTGGTCCTCTCCTGCCCCGCGTACTGCTGCGTCCTCGCCGCCAGTGAGAGGGGCAGCCACTGTGAATTCTGCTTCATGAG AAGAGAAGCATTGTCCAAGTGCGGGAAGTGTAAGCAGGCGTACTACTGCGACGTGGAGTGTCAG AAAGGAGATTGGCCAATGCACAAGCTGGAGTGTTCTGCAATGTGTTCATATGGAGAGAACTGGTGTCCCTCAGAAACAGTCCGGCTGGTTGCTAGAATCATCCTTAAGCAG AAATTCCAGACAGAGCAAACCCAGTCAGAGAGACTGTTAGCCCTGAAAGAATTTGAAGCAC ATCTTGACAAGACAGACAATGAGAAAAATGAGATGAACCAAGCCGACAGTGCAGCACTCCGCCACTTTTACTCTCGACATCTTGACATCCCTGAGAATGATGCGCTTGTGCGGCTCTTTGCCCAG GTGAACTGTAATGGTTTTACTATTGAAGATGAGGAGCTGTCTCATTTGGGCTCTGCAGTGTTCCCAGA TGTTGCTTTGATGAACCACAGCTGTAGTCCAAATGTGATTGTGACCTACAAAGGCACAGTAGCTGAAGTCCGAGCCATTCGGGAGATTAGCCCCGGAGAAGAG CTTTTCAACAGTTACATTGACCTCCTGTATCCCACCGAGGACAGGAATGAGAGGCTGATGGAGTCGTACTTCTTCACCTGTGATTGTGAAGAATGCACCTCCAAATCAAAG GACAACGCCAAAATGAAGCTCCGGCGAACCCTGAGTTCAGTCCCAGAGCCACAGGACATTCAAGACATGGTGAGGTATGCCAAGAATGTAATCGAAGAGTTCAGAAGAGCCAAGCACTACAAGA CACCTGCTGAGCTGTTGGAGATCTGTGAATTGAGTCTGGAGAAGATGGGCTGCATCTTTGAGGACACTAATGTGTATATGCTGCACATGATGTACCAAGCAATGGGCGTCTGCCTCTACATGCAGGATTGGGAAGGGGCCATAAAATATGGAGAAGGCATTGTGCAACCATATAG TGAGCATTACCCTCCATATTCTCTCAATGTGGCCTCCATATACCTGAAGCTTGGAAGACTTTACTTAGGACTTCAGAAGAATCCACAAGGAATTGACACTTTGAAGAAG GCTATTGCTATCATGAATGTTGCA